The Triticum dicoccoides isolate Atlit2015 ecotype Zavitan unplaced genomic scaffold, WEW_v2.0 scaffold166596, whole genome shotgun sequence genome includes a region encoding these proteins:
- the LOC119344367 gene encoding disease resistance protein RGA5-like isoform X1: MAVTEMAVSIGTGAINSVISKLNDLLGDEVSSLVGTALLGKKVKLGIQYLRNELSSMKAVLLRLSDVEEHMDPQTREWRDRVQDMSFEIEDYIDRFMQRRRGHGGSQSQGGDGLVSKAVRKIKSVWDDFQTGKEIDELKAMVVEESERRNRYNIDQCLPPPPPHVPLDQAGLRTQYEAVRNPVGIDGPQEKIFGWLMEQDAKPNVVAIFGIGGSGKTTLALEVYNKIQEQFDCRAFVSVSRTPDIKRLLKHILFQVNEEEYNNSEMWDLEQLILKLREHLKDKRYLIVVDDIWSTSAWQHVKFALPIDNNKRRRIIATTRSKNVATSCCADMDGHMYEAKLLTVDDSRSLFFGRIFPSGECCPQELREVADEILKKCGGLPLAIISIGSLLASKSRTVEVWSKIRKSVSSAVEKDCPLDQMKRILLLSYLDLPHHLKACFLYLSVFPEGYYIDSRFLIWNWMAEGLIGGENRGDMERLGESYLNELINRSMIQARKIGADGTRVKICGVHDIVLDFITSQAAEDKFVTVLMDGKYPSWKIRWLSLHLNSSEAADLPIKDASHLRSLNIFGPRGKQLPQNCEALRVLNIEGVVKSKNCHIEHIGSFYQLKYLRIIGYQITSPDTTITELPEQIGNLQHLEVLDLRGYRILKLPATIVQLKKLVCLFLDEIFTPLPDGIGNLQCLEELSGINLCNASVRSVQGLGELTKLRALKIKWILGFDRVLDEEDHMRVCASTLSKLVANSLRSLHFTGIKSSDFLNSWVFPSGSSPPPLRRLFLEGVGNFDFPSIPRQIRSLINLTRLSIRYVREMGEESVNILASLPMLLSLTILLLYTQRQSCVISSQGFQRLVKLNFHGETCLMFEPGAMPKLQRLKLVVFRWPEQYNPGLLHLSSLKHVSIWNWRRDRGVEDLMDEIRSVHPNHPILDRRV, encoded by the exons ATGGCTGTTACAGAGATGGCAGTGAGCATCGGCACGGGAGCCATTAACTCTGTCATCAGCAAGCTAAATGACCTGCTCGGCGACGAGGTCAGCAGCCTGGTCGGGACAGCCCTGCTCGGCAAGAAAGTCAAGCTTGGCATCCAGTACCTGAGAAACGAGCTGAGCAGCATGAAAGCCGTGCTGCTCAGGCTCTCCGACGTGGAGGAGCACATGGACCCGCAGACCAGGGAGTGGAGGGACAGGGTGCAGGACATGTCGTTCGAGATCGAGGACTACATTGACCGCTTCATGCAGCGCcgccgcggccatggaggctcccaGTCCCAGGGGGGTGACGGCCTCGTGAGCAAGGCCGTGAGGAAGATCAAGAGTGTGTGGGATGACTTCCAGACCGGGAAGGAGATCGATGAGCTCAAAGCCATGGTCGTCGAGGAGAGTGAGCGGCGCAATCGGTACAACATTGACCAGTGCCTCCCGCCGCCTCCACCCCATGTTCCCTTGGACCAAGCAGGGCTACGCACGCAGTACGAGGCGGTGCGAAATCCGGTGGGCATTGACGGCCCCCAGGAGAAAATATTTGGGTGGCTGATGGAGCAAGACGCGAAACCAAACGTGGTGGCCATCTTTGGGATTGGAGGCTCCGGCAAGACCACTCTGGCCTTGGAGGTGTACAACAAGATCCAAGAACAGTTTGATTGCCGGGCTTTCGTCTCTGTTTCTCGAACTCCCGACATCAAGAGGCTTTTAAAACATATCCTCTTTCAAGTCAATGAAGAAGAGTACAACAACTCAGAAATGTGGGATCTGGAGCAGCTGATACTCAAGCTCAGGGAACACTTGAAAGACAAGAG GTACCTGATTGTTGTTGATGATATTTGGAGCACATCGGCTTGGCAACATGTGAAATTTGCCTTACCTATTGATAATAACAAGCGAAGAAGAATAATTGCTACAACACGTAGTAAGAATGTGGCAACGTCATGCTGTGCTGACATGGACGGGCATATGTATGAAGCAAAGCTTCTAACTGTTGATGATTCCCGCAGTTTATTCTTTGGAAGAATCTTTCCTTCTGGGGAATGTTGTCCCCAAGAATTGCGGGAAGTAGCAGATGAAATTTTGAAGAAATGTGGTGGTTTGCCATTGGCCATAATCAGTATAGGAAGTTTATTAGCCAGCAAAAGTAGAACAGTCGAAGTCTGGTCGAAAATACGGAAGTCTGTTTCTTCTGCAGTCGAGAAAGATTGTCCACTTGACCAAATGAAGAGAATATTGCTGCTTAGTTATCTTGACCTTCCACACCATTTAAAGGCTTGTTTTTTATATCTGAGTGTCTTCCCGGAGGGTTACTACATTGACAGCAGatttttgatatggaattggaTGGCTGAAGGCTTAATCGGTGGGGAAAACAGAGGAGATATGGAGAGGCTTGGAGAAAGCTATTTGAATGAGCTTATCAATAGAAGCATGATTCAAGCAAGAAAGATTGGGGCAGATGGCACAAGAGTGAAAATCTGCGGAGTCCATGATATTGTATTGGATTTTATTACATCTCAAGCTGCGGAAGACAAATTTGTCACTGTGTTGATGGATGGTAAATACCCTTCATGGAAGATTCGCTGGTTATCCCTccacttgaactcttctgaagctgCAGATTTGCCAATAAAGGATGCATCGCATCTTCGGTCACTTAATATATTTGGACCTAGAGGTAAGCAACTGCCTCAAAATTGTGAAGCTTTGCGAGTGCTGAATATAGAAGGCGTTGTGAAATCTAAGAACTGTCACATTGAACACATTGGAAGTTTCTATCAACTGAAGTACCTGAGGATCATTGGTTACCAGATCACAAGTCCCGACACAACCATAACCGAGCTTCCGGAACAAATTGGCAATCTGCAACATCTAGAGGTATTAGATCTTAGAGGTTATAGAATCCTGAAACTACCAGCAACTATTGTTCAATTAAAGAAACTAGTGTGCCTTTTCCTGGATGAAATTTTTACTCCGCTGCCTGATGGAATTGGGAATCTGCAATGCCTGGAGGAGCTATCAGGGATCAATCTCTGTAATGCATCTGTAAGGTCTGTTCAAGGGCTCGGGGAGCTGACCAAACTAAGGGCGCTGAAGATTAAATGGATTTTAGGTTTTGATAGGGTTCTCGATGAGGAAGATCACATGAGAGTGTGTGCCTCAACTCTGTCCAAGCTCGTTGCAAACAGCCTCCGTTCGCTGCACTTCACTGGGATCAAAAGCTCTGATTTCTTAAATTCGTGGGTGTTTCCGagtggctcctctcctccacctctCCGGAGGCTCTTCCTGGAGGGGGTTGGAAATTTTGATTTCCCCTCTATACCAAGGCAGATCAGATCCCTCATCAACCTCACCCGCCTTAGCATCAGGTACGTTCGTGAAATGGGAGAGGAAAGTGTCAATATCCTCGCCAGTCTACCCATGCTGCTCTCTCTTACAATTCTGCTGCTCTATACCCAACGCCAGAGTTGTGTCATCAGCAGCCAAGGATTCCAGCGTTTAGTGAAGCTGAACTTCCACGGCGAGACGTGCTTGATGTTCGAGCCGGGAGCCATGCCAAAGCTCCAGAGGTTGAAACTGGTTGTGTTCCGATGGCCTGAGCAGTACAACCCTGGATtgctccacctctcaagcctcaagCATGTCAGTATCTGGAACTGGAGGCGGGATCGTGGTGTGGAGGATTTGATGGATGAAATCAGAAGCGTCCATCCCAACCATCCAATACTGGACAGGAGGGTCTGA
- the LOC119344367 gene encoding disease resistance protein RGA5-like isoform X2, which translates to MAVTEMAVSIGTGAINSVISKLNDLLGDEVSSLVGTALLGKKVKLGIQYLRNELSSMKAVLLRLSDVEEHMDPQTREWRDRVQDMSFEIEDYIDRFMQRRRGHGGSQSQGGDGLVSKAVRKIKSVWDDFQTGKEIDELKAMVVEESERRNRYNIDQCLPPPPPHVPLDQAGLRTQYEAVRNPVGIDGPQEKIFGWLMEQDAKPNVVAIFGIGGSGKTTLALEVYNKIQEQFDCRAFVSVSRTPDIKRLLKHILFQVNEEEYNNSEMWDLEQLILKLREHLKDKRYLIVVDDIWSTSAWQHVKFALPIDNNKRRRIIATTRSKNVATSCCADMDGHMYEAKLLTVDDSRSLFFGRIFPSGECCPQELREVADEILKKCGGLPLAIISIGSLLASKSRTVEVWSKIRKSVSSAVEKDCPLDQMKRILLLSYLDLPHHLKACFLYLSVFPEGYYIDSRFLIWNWMAEGLIGGENRGDMERLGESYLNELINRSMIQARKIGADGTRVKICGVHDIVLDFITSQAAEDKFVTVLMDGKYPSWKIRWLSLHLNSSEAADLPIKDASHLRSLNIFGPRGKQLPQNCEALRVLNIEGVVKSKNCHIEHIGSFYQLKYLRIIGYQITSPDTTITELPEQIGNLQHLEVLDLRGYRILKLPATIVQLKKLVCLFLDEIFTPLPDGIGNLQCLEELSGINLCNASVRSVQGLGELTKLRALKIKWILGFDRVLDEEDHMRVCASTLSKLVANSLRSLHFTGIKSSDFLNSWVFPSGSSPPPLRRLFLEGVGNFDFPSIPRQIRSLINLTRLSIRVVSSAAKDSSV; encoded by the exons ATGGCTGTTACAGAGATGGCAGTGAGCATCGGCACGGGAGCCATTAACTCTGTCATCAGCAAGCTAAATGACCTGCTCGGCGACGAGGTCAGCAGCCTGGTCGGGACAGCCCTGCTCGGCAAGAAAGTCAAGCTTGGCATCCAGTACCTGAGAAACGAGCTGAGCAGCATGAAAGCCGTGCTGCTCAGGCTCTCCGACGTGGAGGAGCACATGGACCCGCAGACCAGGGAGTGGAGGGACAGGGTGCAGGACATGTCGTTCGAGATCGAGGACTACATTGACCGCTTCATGCAGCGCcgccgcggccatggaggctcccaGTCCCAGGGGGGTGACGGCCTCGTGAGCAAGGCCGTGAGGAAGATCAAGAGTGTGTGGGATGACTTCCAGACCGGGAAGGAGATCGATGAGCTCAAAGCCATGGTCGTCGAGGAGAGTGAGCGGCGCAATCGGTACAACATTGACCAGTGCCTCCCGCCGCCTCCACCCCATGTTCCCTTGGACCAAGCAGGGCTACGCACGCAGTACGAGGCGGTGCGAAATCCGGTGGGCATTGACGGCCCCCAGGAGAAAATATTTGGGTGGCTGATGGAGCAAGACGCGAAACCAAACGTGGTGGCCATCTTTGGGATTGGAGGCTCCGGCAAGACCACTCTGGCCTTGGAGGTGTACAACAAGATCCAAGAACAGTTTGATTGCCGGGCTTTCGTCTCTGTTTCTCGAACTCCCGACATCAAGAGGCTTTTAAAACATATCCTCTTTCAAGTCAATGAAGAAGAGTACAACAACTCAGAAATGTGGGATCTGGAGCAGCTGATACTCAAGCTCAGGGAACACTTGAAAGACAAGAG GTACCTGATTGTTGTTGATGATATTTGGAGCACATCGGCTTGGCAACATGTGAAATTTGCCTTACCTATTGATAATAACAAGCGAAGAAGAATAATTGCTACAACACGTAGTAAGAATGTGGCAACGTCATGCTGTGCTGACATGGACGGGCATATGTATGAAGCAAAGCTTCTAACTGTTGATGATTCCCGCAGTTTATTCTTTGGAAGAATCTTTCCTTCTGGGGAATGTTGTCCCCAAGAATTGCGGGAAGTAGCAGATGAAATTTTGAAGAAATGTGGTGGTTTGCCATTGGCCATAATCAGTATAGGAAGTTTATTAGCCAGCAAAAGTAGAACAGTCGAAGTCTGGTCGAAAATACGGAAGTCTGTTTCTTCTGCAGTCGAGAAAGATTGTCCACTTGACCAAATGAAGAGAATATTGCTGCTTAGTTATCTTGACCTTCCACACCATTTAAAGGCTTGTTTTTTATATCTGAGTGTCTTCCCGGAGGGTTACTACATTGACAGCAGatttttgatatggaattggaTGGCTGAAGGCTTAATCGGTGGGGAAAACAGAGGAGATATGGAGAGGCTTGGAGAAAGCTATTTGAATGAGCTTATCAATAGAAGCATGATTCAAGCAAGAAAGATTGGGGCAGATGGCACAAGAGTGAAAATCTGCGGAGTCCATGATATTGTATTGGATTTTATTACATCTCAAGCTGCGGAAGACAAATTTGTCACTGTGTTGATGGATGGTAAATACCCTTCATGGAAGATTCGCTGGTTATCCCTccacttgaactcttctgaagctgCAGATTTGCCAATAAAGGATGCATCGCATCTTCGGTCACTTAATATATTTGGACCTAGAGGTAAGCAACTGCCTCAAAATTGTGAAGCTTTGCGAGTGCTGAATATAGAAGGCGTTGTGAAATCTAAGAACTGTCACATTGAACACATTGGAAGTTTCTATCAACTGAAGTACCTGAGGATCATTGGTTACCAGATCACAAGTCCCGACACAACCATAACCGAGCTTCCGGAACAAATTGGCAATCTGCAACATCTAGAGGTATTAGATCTTAGAGGTTATAGAATCCTGAAACTACCAGCAACTATTGTTCAATTAAAGAAACTAGTGTGCCTTTTCCTGGATGAAATTTTTACTCCGCTGCCTGATGGAATTGGGAATCTGCAATGCCTGGAGGAGCTATCAGGGATCAATCTCTGTAATGCATCTGTAAGGTCTGTTCAAGGGCTCGGGGAGCTGACCAAACTAAGGGCGCTGAAGATTAAATGGATTTTAGGTTTTGATAGGGTTCTCGATGAGGAAGATCACATGAGAGTGTGTGCCTCAACTCTGTCCAAGCTCGTTGCAAACAGCCTCCGTTCGCTGCACTTCACTGGGATCAAAAGCTCTGATTTCTTAAATTCGTGGGTGTTTCCGagtggctcctctcctccacctctCCGGAGGCTCTTCCTGGAGGGGGTTGGAAATTTTGATTTCCCCTCTATACCAAGGCAGATCAGATCCCTCATCAACCTCACCCGCCTTAGCATCAG AGTTGTGTCATCAGCAGCCAAGGATTCCAGCGTTTAG